The nucleotide window CTTTCCTGATAATCACAGGACATTGCTGCAGAAACTATTAAGAAGAGGCGTCGTGCCACGAAAAAACCTTACTCAAGGTCCATTGTAGGTGCTACTTTGGAGGTCATACAGAAGAAGCGAACTGAGAAACCTGAAGTTCGTGATGCTGCAAGGGAGGCTGCACTCCGGTATGTAATTCTTTGATGGTTTTTCCAATGTGCTTTGATCGTTGAGTCACTGGTGACACTTGTTGATATACTTGTTTGTTCAATGCATGATGTTTTGTGCAGTGAAATTAAGGAGAGgattaagaaaacaaaggatGAGAAGAGAGCCAAGAAGGCTGAGGTAACAGCCAAGGTACAAAAGAGCAGCAAAGGTAGCGTGCCAAAGGGTGCTGCACCGAAGGGCCCCAAGCTTGGCGGGGGTGGAGGAA belongs to Populus nigra chromosome 18, ddPopNigr1.1, whole genome shotgun sequence and includes:
- the LOC133678261 gene encoding large ribosomal subunit protein eL24, yielding MVLKTELCRFSGAKIYPGKGIRFIRSDSQVFLFANSKCKRYFHNRLKPSKLTWTAMYRKQHKKDIAAETIKKRRRATKKPYSRSIVGATLEVIQKKRTEKPEVRDAAREAALREIKERIKKTKDEKRAKKAEVTAKVQKSSKGSVPKGAAPKGPKLGGGGGKR